A region from the Sandaracinus amylolyticus genome encodes:
- a CDS encoding IPT/TIG domain-containing protein, producing MRPTLRALPFVLALFAALFALPAHAQVEQPPPVIERLEPTSGPPGTVVQMVGRYFRPGQQVRLAGQPVEVLSQMPNRWTLRIPQGAQSGRIAVEVPGVTTTIGPEFRVLAAAPPPVITDLQPRVVAPGGEVRILGENFSPRITENLVTLGGVGVVVRTATPTELVVIVPPTAQSGRFSVRVAGSGETVAPFDLQIGVPLAITGFSPAVGAPGTQVTVSGTGFQSSPRGQQVFIGNTAVRVVSASPTALVIEVPPSATSGVIMVDVRRTGRAYSATPFVVQAAPVVASFDPPAGPPGSMVRVRGANFGTDVRVVQVIFGNVLGVVRGLSPQEIVVEVPQGAGTGPISVIINGVGPVRSSGVFSVLSAPAIADFQPRSGGVGTEVVITGSGFSPVAAQNRVSISGVAAQVIAAAPTQLRVRMPAASSGPIQIDVQNAGTARSSQPFVVTTPPFIARFEPAQGLPGSVVTIHGASFGNNAALVEATIGDRRMQLRSVTDQRIEAVIPAGATSGQLRVTVRLQGSAVSQQVFDVLGAFAVTGVEPANAYPGQWLTIRGSGFTATGMEVRFAGVSTPVPYTFVTASEIRVVVPTGASSGALAVRTADGREASPRVDVTPPPGGMAITSVESRGCVRQGCTVIVRGHGFGARPNDQWVTFGGQRVRVRRASPVELELNVHRRMMGTATFRVQTRSGQSAESTPFTLQ from the coding sequence ATGAGACCCACGCTTCGCGCCCTCCCGTTCGTGCTCGCGCTCTTCGCCGCCCTGTTCGCGCTTCCGGCCCACGCGCAGGTCGAGCAACCGCCGCCGGTGATCGAGCGGCTCGAGCCGACCTCGGGACCCCCGGGGACCGTGGTTCAGATGGTCGGCCGTTATTTCCGGCCCGGGCAGCAGGTGCGCCTCGCCGGGCAGCCGGTCGAGGTGCTCTCGCAGATGCCGAACCGCTGGACGCTGCGCATCCCGCAGGGCGCGCAGAGTGGGCGCATCGCGGTCGAGGTCCCCGGCGTCACCACAACGATCGGCCCCGAGTTCCGGGTGCTCGCGGCCGCGCCGCCGCCGGTGATCACGGACCTTCAGCCGCGCGTCGTCGCGCCCGGCGGCGAGGTGCGGATCCTCGGAGAGAACTTCTCGCCGCGCATCACCGAGAACCTCGTAACGCTGGGGGGCGTCGGGGTCGTGGTGCGCACGGCGACGCCGACCGAGCTCGTCGTCATCGTGCCGCCGACCGCGCAGAGCGGGCGCTTCTCGGTGCGCGTCGCGGGCTCGGGGGAGACGGTCGCGCCGTTCGATCTCCAGATCGGCGTGCCCCTGGCGATCACCGGGTTCTCGCCCGCGGTGGGCGCGCCGGGGACGCAGGTCACGGTCAGCGGCACGGGCTTCCAGAGCTCGCCGCGCGGGCAGCAGGTCTTCATCGGCAACACCGCGGTTCGCGTCGTCAGCGCGTCGCCGACCGCGCTCGTCATCGAGGTGCCGCCGTCCGCGACGAGCGGCGTGATCATGGTCGACGTGCGGCGCACCGGTCGCGCGTACTCCGCGACGCCGTTCGTGGTGCAGGCCGCGCCGGTGGTCGCGTCGTTCGATCCGCCCGCGGGGCCGCCGGGCTCGATGGTGCGGGTCCGCGGCGCCAATTTCGGCACCGACGTTCGCGTCGTGCAGGTGATCTTCGGCAACGTGCTCGGCGTCGTGCGCGGGCTGTCGCCGCAGGAGATCGTCGTCGAGGTGCCGCAGGGCGCGGGCACCGGGCCGATCTCGGTGATCATCAACGGCGTCGGCCCGGTGCGCTCGAGCGGCGTGTTCAGCGTGCTCAGCGCGCCGGCGATCGCAGATTTCCAGCCGCGCAGCGGCGGCGTGGGCACCGAGGTTGTGATCACCGGCAGCGGTTTCAGCCCGGTCGCGGCGCAGAATCGCGTCTCGATCTCGGGCGTCGCGGCCCAGGTGATCGCCGCCGCGCCGACCCAGCTCCGGGTGCGCATGCCGGCCGCGTCGAGCGGGCCGATCCAGATCGACGTGCAGAACGCGGGCACCGCGCGCTCGAGCCAGCCCTTCGTCGTCACCACGCCGCCCTTCATCGCGCGCTTCGAGCCGGCGCAGGGCCTCCCGGGCAGCGTCGTGACCATCCACGGTGCGAGCTTCGGTAACAACGCCGCGCTCGTGGAGGCGACGATCGGCGATCGCCGCATGCAGCTGCGCTCGGTGACCGATCAGCGCATCGAGGCCGTCATCCCCGCGGGCGCCACCAGCGGGCAGCTGCGCGTGACGGTGCGCCTCCAGGGCAGCGCCGTGAGCCAGCAGGTGTTCGACGTGCTCGGCGCGTTCGCGGTCACCGGCGTCGAGCCGGCGAACGCGTACCCGGGGCAGTGGCTGACGATCCGCGGCAGCGGGTTCACGGCGACGGGCATGGAGGTGCGCTTCGCGGGCGTGTCGACGCCGGTGCCCTACACGTTCGTGACCGCCTCGGAGATTCGCGTCGTGGTGCCGACGGGCGCTTCGAGCGGCGCGCTCGCCGTGCGCACCGCCGACGGTCGCGAGGCGAGCCCGCGCGTCGACGTCACGCCGCCCCCGGGCGGCATGGCGATCACCTCGGTCGAGAGCCGCGGCTGCGTCCGCCAGGGATGCACCGTGATCGTGCGCGGGCACGGCTTCGGCGCGCGCCCCAACGATCAGTGGGTGACGTTCGGCGGGCAGCGCGTGCGCGTGCGCCGCGCTTCGCCGGTCGAGCTCGAGCTGAACGTGCACCGGCGCATGATGGGCACCGCGACGTTCCGCGTTCAGACGCGCTCGGGGCAGAGCGCGGAGAGCACGCCGTTCACGCTGCAGTGA